A single window of Mycolicibacterium aurum DNA harbors:
- the thiG gene encoding thiazole synthase (functions in thiamine (vitamin B1) biosynthesis; in Bacillus subtilis this enzyme catalyzes the formation of thiazole from dehydroxyglycine and 1-deoxy-D-xylulose-5-phosphate and ThiS-thiocarboxylate), with the protein MADFTTEKLSIASREFNSRLILGTGGAPSLAVLEAALIASDTELTTVAMRRVDAEGGTGVLDLLAGLGITPLPNTAGCRGAAEAVMTAQLAREALHTNWVKLEVIADERTLLPDAVELVKAAEQLVDDGFVVLPYTNDDPVLARRLEATGCAAVMPLGSPIGTGLGIANPHNIEMIVAAAGVPVILDAGIGTASDAALAMELGCDAVLLASAVTRAADPPAMAAAMSAAVRAGYLARRAGRIPKRFWAQASSPST; encoded by the coding sequence GTGGCTGATTTCACGACGGAGAAGTTGAGCATCGCAAGCCGCGAGTTCAACTCACGGTTGATCCTCGGCACCGGCGGCGCACCCAGCCTGGCGGTGCTGGAGGCCGCACTGATCGCCTCCGACACCGAGCTCACCACCGTCGCGATGCGGCGCGTCGACGCCGAGGGCGGCACCGGGGTGCTGGATCTGCTGGCCGGCCTCGGCATCACCCCGCTGCCCAACACCGCCGGATGCCGGGGCGCGGCCGAGGCTGTGATGACCGCCCAGCTGGCCCGCGAGGCGCTTCACACCAACTGGGTCAAGCTCGAGGTGATCGCCGACGAGCGGACCCTGCTTCCCGACGCCGTCGAATTGGTCAAGGCGGCAGAGCAATTGGTCGATGACGGGTTCGTGGTGCTGCCGTACACCAACGACGACCCGGTGCTGGCACGGCGGCTGGAGGCCACGGGCTGCGCCGCGGTGATGCCGCTGGGCTCGCCGATCGGCACCGGCCTCGGCATCGCCAACCCGCACAACATCGAGATGATCGTGGCGGCGGCGGGCGTGCCGGTGATTCTTGATGCCGGCATCGGCACCGCGAGCGACGCCGCGCTGGCCATGGAGCTCGGTTGTGACGCCGTGCTGCTGGCCAGCGCCGTCACCCGCGCGGCCGATCCGCCTGCGATGGCCGCCGCGATGTCGGCCGCAGTCCGAGCCGGATATCTGGCGCGCCGCGCAGGCCGGATCCCGAAGAGGTTCTGGGCGCAGGCATCCAGCCCGTCAACGTGA
- the thiE gene encoding thiamine phosphate synthase, whose product MPTSPRLAGASLYLCTDARRERGDLAQFADAALAGGVDIIQLRDKGSPGEQRFGPLEAREEISALEVLGDAARRHGALLAVNDRADIALAAHADVLHLGQDDLPLPVARRIVGDVVLGRSTHDIDQVSAAVTDDVDYFCVGPCWPTPTKPGRPAPGLDLVRAAAALGTDKPWFAIGGIDAQRLPEVLDAGARRIVVVRAITAADDPEAAASELVGLLGSAV is encoded by the coding sequence GTGCCCACATCCCCCCGACTTGCCGGCGCCTCGCTGTACCTGTGCACCGACGCCCGCCGTGAGCGCGGTGACCTGGCCCAATTCGCCGACGCCGCGCTCGCGGGCGGAGTCGACATCATCCAGCTCCGGGACAAGGGCTCGCCCGGGGAGCAGCGCTTCGGCCCGCTGGAGGCGCGCGAGGAGATCTCGGCACTCGAAGTCCTCGGCGACGCGGCCCGCAGGCACGGCGCGCTGCTGGCGGTCAACGACCGCGCCGACATCGCGCTGGCCGCCCACGCCGACGTACTGCACCTGGGCCAGGACGACCTGCCGCTTCCCGTCGCGCGCCGCATCGTCGGGGACGTGGTGCTGGGCCGGTCGACGCACGACATCGACCAGGTGAGCGCCGCGGTGACCGACGACGTCGACTATTTCTGCGTGGGGCCGTGCTGGCCGACGCCCACCAAACCGGGGCGTCCCGCACCGGGTCTGGACCTGGTGCGCGCGGCGGCCGCGCTCGGCACCGACAAGCCGTGGTTCGCGATCGGCGGCATCGACGCCCAGCGGCTGCCCGAGGTGCTCGACGCCGGCGCACGGCGCATTGTCGTGGTGCGGGCCATCACGGCCGCCGACGATCCCGAGGCCGCTGCCTCCGAGCTCGTCGGCTTGCTCGGCTCCGCGGTGTGA
- a CDS encoding NUDIX hydrolase produces MRGDGDGWVVSTGGAAYWGRYGAAGLLVRAPRPDGSAVVLLQHRAPWSHQGGTWGLPGGARDSHETVEQAAVREAHEEAGLPADQLTVRTTVVTAEVVGWTYTTVIADADEQLDTVPNRESSELRWVAEDEVADLPLHPGFAASWERLREVTATLPLQVNPPS; encoded by the coding sequence GTGCGCGGGGACGGTGACGGCTGGGTGGTGTCCACCGGCGGCGCTGCCTATTGGGGCAGATACGGTGCCGCCGGACTTCTGGTGCGCGCCCCCCGCCCCGACGGATCTGCGGTGGTGCTGCTCCAGCACCGGGCGCCGTGGAGTCATCAGGGCGGGACCTGGGGGCTGCCCGGCGGCGCCCGGGACAGCCACGAGACGGTCGAGCAGGCGGCGGTCCGCGAAGCCCACGAGGAAGCCGGTCTGCCCGCCGATCAGCTGACGGTACGGACCACGGTCGTCACCGCGGAGGTGGTCGGGTGGACCTATACGACCGTCATCGCCGACGCCGACGAGCAGCTCGACACCGTGCCCAACCGGGAGAGCTCGGAGTTGCGCTGGGTCGCGGAGGACGAGGTCGCCGACCTGCCGCTGCATCCGGGGTTCGCGGCCAGCTGGGAACGGCTGCGCGAGGTGACGGCAACGCTCCCGCTGCAGGTCAACCCGCCGAGCTGA
- the thiO gene encoding glycine oxidase ThiO codes for MPAQTHRSLAVVGGGVIGLAVARRAAHDGWAVRVHRTGEPGASWVAGGMLAPHSEGWPGEERLLQVGLESLRLWHETFLDSLPPAVVTARQSLVVAVDQADAADLKTVGTWLSGQGHPVTLTTSARDIEPLLAQGIRHGFVAETELAVDNRAVVEALAAQCEQLGVEWAPPVGSLTELGAADTVVIANGIDAPSLWPGLAVRPVKGEVLRLRWRRGCLPVPQRVVRARVRGRQVYVVPRSDGVVVGATQYEHGRDTAPAVSGVRDLLDDACTVMPALGEYEFAEAAAGLRPMTPDNLPLVHRLDERTLVAAGHGRSGFLLAPWTVETIAAELAGAKLEGVAR; via the coding sequence ATGCCAGCCCAGACACATCGGTCGCTGGCTGTCGTCGGCGGCGGTGTCATCGGCCTCGCCGTCGCGCGTCGTGCCGCCCACGACGGCTGGGCGGTGCGGGTGCACCGCACCGGCGAACCGGGCGCCTCATGGGTTGCCGGCGGGATGCTGGCACCGCACAGTGAGGGTTGGCCCGGCGAGGAACGGTTGCTCCAGGTCGGCTTGGAGTCGCTGCGGCTGTGGCATGAGACCTTTCTGGACAGCCTGCCGCCCGCGGTGGTCACCGCGCGACAGTCCCTGGTGGTGGCGGTCGACCAGGCCGACGCCGCCGACCTGAAGACGGTGGGTACCTGGCTGTCCGGCCAAGGCCATCCGGTGACGTTGACGACGTCGGCCCGGGACATCGAACCTCTTCTCGCCCAAGGTATCCGGCACGGATTCGTCGCGGAGACCGAGCTTGCCGTGGACAACCGGGCAGTCGTCGAGGCGCTCGCCGCACAGTGCGAGCAGCTCGGTGTCGAATGGGCGCCGCCGGTGGGGTCGCTGACCGAGCTGGGCGCCGCGGACACGGTCGTGATCGCCAACGGCATAGACGCACCGTCGCTGTGGCCCGGCCTCGCGGTGCGTCCGGTCAAGGGCGAGGTGCTCCGGTTGCGCTGGCGGCGCGGGTGTCTGCCGGTGCCGCAGCGGGTGGTGCGCGCCCGGGTCCGGGGCCGCCAGGTGTACGTGGTGCCGCGCTCCGACGGCGTGGTGGTGGGCGCGACGCAGTACGAACACGGCCGTGACACCGCCCCGGCGGTCAGCGGCGTGCGGGATCTGCTCGACGACGCCTGCACCGTGATGCCGGCGCTGGGTGAGTACGAATTCGCCGAGGCCGCAGCCGGTCTCCGTCCGATGACGCCCGACAATCTGCCCCTGGTCCACCGGCTCGACGAGCGGACGCTGGTGGCTGCGGGGCACGGCCGGTCGGGATTCCTGCTGGCGCCGTGGACGGTGGAGACCATCGCCGCCGAGCTGGCGGGCGCGAAGCTGGAGGGGGTGGCGCGATGA
- the thiS gene encoding sulfur carrier protein ThiS, which yields MKVIVNDEAVDIDERTTVAALLDRMGFPEKGIAVAVDWAVVPRSQWDTALTDGAKIEVVTAVQGG from the coding sequence ATGAAGGTGATCGTGAACGACGAGGCGGTGGACATCGACGAGCGCACCACGGTTGCGGCACTGCTGGACCGGATGGGCTTCCCGGAGAAGGGCATCGCCGTGGCAGTGGACTGGGCGGTGGTGCCCCGCTCGCAGTGGGACACCGCGCTGACCGATGGAGCGAAGATCGAAGTGGTGACGGCGGTGCAGGGTGGCTGA
- the glnX gene encoding protein kinase G-activating protein GlnX produces the protein MTVELAHPSTEPLASRSPTAPSHPRWWFLWTTPGRILSIGLALATLVIASAFATSTTINDRQQALTTVLNHTEPLSFAAGQLYTTLSVADAAAATAFIAGAEPRAVRQRYEQAITDASVAVTRASSGLTEEPLVQLLGRINARLAVYTGLVETARTNNRAGNPVGSSYLSEASALMQQKILPDAQRLYEQISARVDVETTASTRIPAPVILVVIATLLFGAFANRWLAKRTRRRVNIGFVAGGVAVLIMLIWVGTALVISTTDSRSAKETAAESLKTVTTLAITAQQARADETLSLIRRGDENIRKQSYYQRIEAMQEQLARYMARDDSIDKTDLADADELLDRWRAADDRITAYIAVGNYQAATQVALGTGEDDATPAFDKLDEALTKGIEQSRTQLRNEIINARRVLSGATVGAAALSIMAAIAVALGIWPRLSEYR, from the coding sequence GTGACTGTGGAGTTGGCGCACCCCTCGACCGAGCCTCTTGCGTCGCGGTCACCGACGGCCCCGTCGCACCCACGATGGTGGTTCCTGTGGACGACGCCGGGCCGCATCCTCAGCATCGGGCTGGCCCTGGCCACTCTGGTGATCGCCAGCGCATTCGCGACCTCCACCACCATCAACGACCGTCAGCAGGCGCTGACGACAGTGCTCAACCACACCGAGCCGCTGTCGTTCGCCGCCGGCCAGCTCTACACCACCTTGTCGGTCGCCGACGCCGCCGCGGCCACCGCCTTCATCGCAGGCGCCGAACCACGCGCCGTGCGGCAGCGGTACGAGCAGGCCATCACCGACGCGTCGGTCGCGGTCACCCGGGCGTCCAGCGGGCTGACCGAAGAGCCGCTGGTGCAGCTGCTCGGCCGGATCAACGCGCGGCTGGCCGTGTACACCGGGTTGGTCGAGACCGCGAGGACCAACAACCGGGCGGGCAATCCGGTCGGTTCGTCCTACCTGTCGGAAGCCTCGGCTCTGATGCAGCAGAAGATCCTGCCCGACGCGCAGCGGCTCTACGAGCAGATCTCGGCCCGGGTGGACGTCGAGACGACGGCGTCGACCCGTATCCCGGCACCGGTGATCCTGGTGGTCATCGCGACGCTGCTGTTCGGTGCATTCGCCAACCGCTGGCTGGCCAAGCGGACCAGGCGCCGGGTCAACATCGGCTTCGTCGCGGGCGGGGTCGCCGTGCTGATCATGTTGATCTGGGTGGGCACCGCGCTGGTGATCTCGACAACCGACAGCCGCAGCGCCAAGGAGACCGCCGCCGAGTCACTCAAGACGGTGACCACACTGGCGATCACTGCCCAGCAGGCCCGTGCCGACGAGACGCTGTCGCTGATCCGTCGCGGCGACGAGAACATCCGCAAGCAGTCGTACTACCAGCGGATCGAGGCGATGCAGGAGCAGCTGGCCCGGTACATGGCCCGAGACGACTCGATCGACAAGACCGATCTGGCCGACGCGGATGAGCTGCTCGACCGGTGGCGTGCCGCCGACGACCGGATTACCGCCTACATCGCCGTCGGCAATTACCAGGCGGCCACCCAGGTGGCGCTGGGCACCGGCGAGGACGACGCGACGCCGGCGTTCGACAAGCTCGACGAGGCGCTGACGAAAGGTATCGAGCAGAGCCGCACCCAGCTGCGCAACGAGATCATCAACGCCCGCCGGGTGCTGTCGGGCGCCACGGTGGGCGCTGCGGCGCTGTCGATCATGGCGGCGATCGCGGTGGCGTTGGGCATCTGGCCCAGGCTGAGTGAGTACCGGTGA